GGCTAAAATTAATGAATTATCTAAAAAATATCAAGTAGTTTTAGGTGATGTAAGAAGTAGTGTAAATGATTTGGTAAGTCAAAAAGTAGAAGAAGTTTTTAATGTTCAATTTTCTTTAACTGGTAAATTCCAAAATATTTTACATTTTGTAAATAGCTTAGAAAAATCAATTGATGTTGTAGATGTAAATATGCTTAAACTATACAAAATTGAGCCTACAGATAATCCTAATAAGGATAATAATGGTGGCGAAAATAACAAAGTTTATACAAATGACATTCAAGCTGATGTTAAAATCTCAATATGGGGGATTAAATATTAATGAAAAAAGTATTATGTATATTAGTTTGTATTCAAGCAATTTTTGCTATGACAAGAACAGAACTTGACAATAAATTTAATGAATTAGTTCAAGTTAGAAATACAATAGACTATCTTGAAATTACAAAAACAAATGATCCTTTTTATAAGGACAAAATCAAATCAGACGAGGTTATAACTTTTACTTTATATGCTATTGTAGATAAAAGAGTGAAAATCAATCAAAAATGGTATGGTTTAAACGAAATAATTACTGCAGGTTATAGGGTAGTTAGTATTAATAATGAAAGAGTTGGTCTTTCAAATTCAATTAATTATGTAGAACTTAATTTAAAGGATAATCAGAATATTCAAATCAGTGTTAAATAAAACTATTATATCTTTAAGTGCAGCGCTAATGCTATCTAGCTCATTAAGTGCAGCAGATTGCTCAAAAAGAGCTTTTGATATTAAAGTAAATAAAGAAGATACTTCAGCTTACGAAATAATTAATCAATTATCAAAAGTATGTGATTTTAGTGTAGTTTATAAAGATTCATATTCAAAAGGAATATTGAGTACTAGACAAGATGGAATAAGCATTAAAAATATGCATATTAATGGCATTTTTGATTTGCTTATTGCTGAACAAGGTTTAGATTATGATTTTTCAAATAATATCTTAAAAATTCAAGGTTTAAATACTAAAACATTTAAATTAGATTATATTACTTCAGTTCGTAAGGGTAGTGCTATTACTAAGGCAAATGTTGAATCTCAAGCAAGCAGCAGCGATAGCAGTAGCTCAAGTTCAAGTTCAGGTTCAAGTTCAGATAGTGATAATATGATTGAAACTAAAGAAGAATTTGATTTTTGGAAAAACATAGGCAAAGAGATTTCAGAAATAGTTCAAAATTCAGGTCAAAATATTCCTATTACACCTCCTACAATCAATGCTAATGCAGGTTTAATCACAGTTACTTCAAGTAATGAAATTTTAGATAGGATTGAAACTTATTTAAATCAAGTTCAAGAATCACTTAAAAAACAAGTAGTAATTGATGTTTCAATTATTGAAGTAAGCCTTAATAAATCTCATAAAACAGGTATAGATTGGACTCAATTTAATTTAGGATTTGATACTACTGGAGCATCTCTTACAAATCTTATTGGAAACACTGCTAATGGCACTATTATTTTAACTGATAAAAAAAATACTTCTAATGTATTTTGGGGTAAAACCGATAAAGGTAGATGGCACGGAGATGAAAATATAGCTATTAATATGGGTATTAACCTAACAGGTATGATAAATTTTCTTAAAGAAAGTGGAGATGTTAAAGTTGTTTCAAGTCCTAAAATCGCAACTTTAAATAACCAACAAGCATTAATCACGGTTGGTGATACATATAATTATAAATTAAAAGGAAGTAGCACAACTACAGATAGTGGTAGCACGGGTGATGCTGATGAAGAAAAATCAATTTTCGTAGGTATTTTATTAAATATCTTACCTGAAATATCAGATGATAATAAAATTATGCTAAGAATTAATCCAAGCATTAGTGAGCTAATAAATATTGAAGATAAAAAAGTTAAAGATGGCTATAGGGTTGTTGCTCCAGATACAAAACAAAAGAAATTATCAACAGTTGTTCAAGTAAGAGATGGAGAGACTATTGTTTTAGGTGGACTTATTACTGATTCTGAATTATTTAGTAAAAATGGAATTCCGGTATTACAAGACATTCCTTTATTAGGAAAATTATTTGGCTCTAAACAAAAATCAAAAGAAAAAACAGAATTAGTGTTTGTTATCACTCCGCATGTTGTTGATTTTACTAAAGATAAAGAAGAAGTAAGAAAATCTTTAGAAGATTTAGGATACTCTTTAGCACTAGATTATAAAGAAGATTTAAAACCTACTGCTACTAAAAACTTATTTAAAGAAAAAGCAGAAGAATTTGATTCAATAAATAATGTTGAATAAGGGTTGCTATTGAATAAATATACATTAGCTAAAGAATTATTTATAGACAATTTAGAAAGCCTTAGATTTATCAATCTTGATAAATCTAAGATTGCTTATCATAAGATTATAACTTCATTAGAAAAGCCTTTAAAATTAGTATTGTTTTATGGTAAGCCAGGTTGTGGTAAGACTTTTTTATTAAATAAAATAGAAAAAGATTTAAAAGAAAAAAATAAAAAGATTATATTATTAGAACAGCCATTTTATTCAGAATCAGGATTTTACACAGAGTTGCATAGAAAAATTTTTAATGAATATGTAGAGATTGAAAAATACGAAGATTTTTTAAGAATTTTTAAAGATAAAGTTACTCAAACTCCTGAAGAATTAAAATACGATGGATATATGGTAATGCTTGATGAAGCTCAAATGTATCCTAATATATTAATAGAAAAAATTAGACTACTATCAGATACTAGAATGTTTAAATTCTTATTTACAGTTCATAAGACAATTGCTGATGAGGATATTTTAGCTCAAGAGCATTTTACTACTAGAATTTGGGAAAGTATTGAACTTAGTGAATCTAGTGAAGATGAAATTAAAACTTATATTAATAAGAAATTAGAAACTTTAAAGAATGGTTTGGATAAAGGATTTTTTAGTAATAAAAATTATAAGTTTATATATAGCGTTACTAAAGGAAACTTAAGAACTGTTAATATGTTATTGTATAAAGCATTTGAAATATATGAATTTTACGAACAAGAAAGATTTAGTGAGTTTAGTAATCCAAAAATCAATGAAAAAGTATTAGAAATGGCTGCTCTTGATAAAGGTTTATTAAATGCTTAATTTACATGAAGTTATAGAATTAGAAAATAAATGGAAAATTTATTCAAGTAAGAAAAAAAAGAAAAAGTATATCTTTTTATACATATTAGCTTTTATTATATTTGTTATTTTTATATCTGCTTTAATATATTTTGCATACTCAAAAGGTGCTAGCGAATTAGAAACTAATGTAAAAAAAAGTAATAATGAAGTTAAAAAGATTATAAATGATACTAAGGTTAAATTAGAAAAAGAAAAAATATTAGATAATAAAAATATTATCAATAAACCAGTAGAAGTAATTAGTAATAAGCCAGATAATGATAAAAAATTAGTAGATATGCCTAAACAAGAAGAAGTTAATACTACTACTTTATCAGATACTACAAATAATGAAACTATATCATTAAGTATTATGAATATAGATGTTAAAAACTCATCTTTTAAATCAAATACAAGTGAAACAAAATCAAGTAATATTAAAAATAATAACATTATTAAAAATATACCTAAAAATATAGAAACTAACACAATAGTTATTACTGATTTAAATTCTACGGCTACACCTAAGGTAGAAAGCAAAAAAGAATTAGATGATTTAGAATATTTGAAATTAAAATTTTCTGAAACTAATAGTATATATTTTGCTTTAGATATAGCTGATGTATATTATTCTAAAGGCGATTTTAAAAACGCTAGAGAATGGGCATTGACTGCAAATAAATTAGATGTTAAAAACGATAAATCTTGGGTTATGTTTGCAAAAGCAAGTTATAAATTAGGTTTAAAAGAGCAAGCTATTAATTCTTTAACTAATTATTTAAATTCTAATAGTTCAACTCGTGTTAAACAAACTTTAGACTTAATTAAAGAAGGTAAATTATGAGAAAAATTATTTTTTTATTAATAGCTTTAAATTGTTTCGCTATTAGTTTAGCAGATATTAATAAAGCTATTGAAAATCAAGAATATTCAAAAGTATGCAATAATTTAGTATATGATTTAGCTGTAAAAAATCAAGATGATGGATTGATGAATTTGTATGGTATTGCATGTTTAAGAACAGATTATATAAACAAACTATCAGCTGTTATTATTGCACTTAGAAATTCAAAAGAAGCAAGAGCTAATGCTGTTTATTATTCAACTATTTTATATAAGAAAAAATTATTACATTCAGCACTAGTTGATAACCTTAATATAAGCTCTATTAAGCTACCTAAGTGCGATTATATTTTATCTGATATTTACGATGATTATATATTAGGTAATTATATAAAGGAAAATGATAAATATATTTTTAGATATAATGATAAAATCTATGAAATGAGTTTGAGATTTGATAAACCATTTACTAAGATGGTTTTAACTATTTTAAATTCAAACAATCAAATATTAGAAGTGAAAGAGTACTGGTAATGGAATTTGTAGATCGTTTAGGAGTTTTAGTATATAGAAGAAAAATGGAATTAAAAGACACTATTATGTCTTTTGAAAATCCACAAGATAAGTTAAATTATTTAAAAAGCGTTTTAGATGAAAGCACATTAGAATCTTTATTGATTGACCTTTATAAGACTAATGGTATTACTTTAGATGATATTGCATTACATTTTGAAATAGGTAATAAAGAATTTTTAGAAAAAATTGCACAAAAATTAAGATTTGAATATATAGATTTAGATTCGGTTGATATTAATTATAAGATTTCTGAAAAAATTCAGTATTCAGTTTTATCAAACTATGGATTTTTACCTTTTAAAGAAGATGAAATTAATTTATATGTAGCATATAAAGAACCATTTAATTTAGAAACTCAAGATAAAGTTCAACATTTATTTAGTAGAAAACTTGTTAAAAACTATGTCGCACATCCATCTCAAATTGATAGATATTTAAGTAAAATTCAATTAAATGAAAGTATAAAAGATATTATCAATGATATTAGAAAAGAGTTAAGCTCTGATCCTACAATGACTGGTGGAGAGCAAGATAGCTCTGGAATTTTAAAATTAATTGAAGTTATCCTTAGAACTTGTATTGTAAATCGCTCAAG
This is a stretch of genomic DNA from Campylobacter sp. RM12651. It encodes these proteins:
- the mshL gene encoding pilus (MSHA type) biogenesis protein MshL; translation: MLNKTIISLSAALMLSSSLSAADCSKRAFDIKVNKEDTSAYEIINQLSKVCDFSVVYKDSYSKGILSTRQDGISIKNMHINGIFDLLIAEQGLDYDFSNNILKIQGLNTKTFKLDYITSVRKGSAITKANVESQASSSDSSSSSSSSGSSSDSDNMIETKEEFDFWKNIGKEISEIVQNSGQNIPITPPTINANAGLITVTSSNEILDRIETYLNQVQESLKKQVVIDVSIIEVSLNKSHKTGIDWTQFNLGFDTTGASLTNLIGNTANGTIILTDKKNTSNVFWGKTDKGRWHGDENIAINMGINLTGMINFLKESGDVKVVSSPKIATLNNQQALITVGDTYNYKLKGSSTTTDSGSTGDADEEKSIFVGILLNILPEISDDNKIMLRINPSISELINIEDKKVKDGYRVVAPDTKQKKLSTVVQVRDGETIVLGGLITDSELFSKNGIPVLQDIPLLGKLFGSKQKSKEKTELVFVITPHVVDFTKDKEEVRKSLEDLGYSLALDYKEDLKPTATKNLFKEKAEEFDSINNVE
- a CDS encoding ATP-binding protein, which encodes MNKYTLAKELFIDNLESLRFINLDKSKIAYHKIITSLEKPLKLVLFYGKPGCGKTFLLNKIEKDLKEKNKKIILLEQPFYSESGFYTELHRKIFNEYVEIEKYEDFLRIFKDKVTQTPEELKYDGYMVMLDEAQMYPNILIEKIRLLSDTRMFKFLFTVHKTIADEDILAQEHFTTRIWESIELSESSEDEIKTYINKKLETLKNGLDKGFFSNKNYKFIYSVTKGNLRTVNMLLYKAFEIYEFYEQERFSEFSNPKINEKVLEMAALDKGLLNA
- a CDS encoding CDC27 family protein, translating into MLNLHEVIELENKWKIYSSKKKKKKYIFLYILAFIIFVIFISALIYFAYSKGASELETNVKKSNNEVKKIINDTKVKLEKEKILDNKNIINKPVEVISNKPDNDKKLVDMPKQEEVNTTTLSDTTNNETISLSIMNIDVKNSSFKSNTSETKSSNIKNNNIIKNIPKNIETNTIVITDLNSTATPKVESKKELDDLEYLKLKFSETNSIYFALDIADVYYSKGDFKNAREWALTANKLDVKNDKSWVMFAKASYKLGLKEQAINSLTNYLNSNSSTRVKQTLDLIKEGKL